The DNA sequence GATATGGCACTTCAAACAATGACACTTCTTCAAAATAAAAATAATATTCTTCCTATTAAAAAATCTGTTGAAAAGATTGCTGTAATTGGTCCTAATGCCGATGACGAAGTTATGCTTTGGGGAAATTACAACGGAAAACCATTCAGAACAATTACAATTCTTGATGGAATTAAAACCAAACTTTCTGAAAATAAAATATTTTATGATAAAGGTTGTGATTTAGTTGAAGATAAAGTTACAAATAGTTATTTCGCAAAATGTTCTTTTGAAGGAAAAAAAGGATTCAAAGCTACTTACTGGAACAATAAAGATTTTACCGGAGATATTGTAACTACTGACCAATTAGAAAACCCAATAAAATTAACTACTGCTGGACAACATGAATTTGCTTCCGGAGTTAAGTTAGAAGGTTTTTCTGCTAAATATGAAACAGTATTCGAAGCAACTGAAAGTGAAGAAATTGTTTTCAAGTGTGGAGCAACAGGTTCATTTGAACTTTTAGTTGATGATAATAGAATTAGAAAATATGAAAATTGGAGAACTCTTCCTTCAAGAATTCCATTTAAAGTTGAGAGCGGTAGAAAATATAAAATCGAAATTAAGTTTGCTCAATTAAATGACTGGCAAGCAAATATTGAATTTAATTTTGGGAAAGAAGTAGATATAGATTATAACGCACTCATTAGTAAATTAGATGAAATTGAGACTGTAATTTTTGTTGGAGGACTTTCAACACAATTGGAAGGCGAAGAAATGCCGGTTTCTTATCCGGGTTTTAAAGGCGGTGATCGTACTGAAATTGAACTTCCATCTGTTCAAAGAAATTATCTTAAGGCTCTTAAACAAGCTGGGAAGAAAGTAATTTATGTTAATTGCTCAGGATCAGCTATAGCATTAGTTCCCGAAACTGAAAGCTGTGATGCAATTCTTCAAGCTTGGTATGGTGGTGAATCCGGTGGACAAGCTGTTGCAGATGTTTTGTTTGGTGATTATAATCCATCTGGAAAACTACCAATTACATTTTATAAAAATTTACAGCAACTTGCTGATTTTGAAGACTATTCAATGCAAGGAAGAACTTATAGATATATGTCTGATCACCTTTTCCCATTTGGCTTTGGTTTAAGTTACACTACTTTTTCAATTGGTGAAGCAAAACTGAGTAAATTCACGATTAAGGAAAATGAATCAATAGAAATAACAATTCCGGTTTCAAATACTGGCAAAATAGATGGAACAGAAATAGTCCAAGTTTATGTTAAAAAATTAAAAGATGTTGATGGACCACTTAAAACATTAAAGGGATTTCAAAGAGTTTATTTAGCTGCCGGGAAGAAAGAAAATACTGTTATTAGTTTGCCGTATAATTCATTTGAATTTTACGATAGATTCAATGATAAAATGATGGTAACACCCGGTGAGTATGAAATATTTTACGGAAAAAGTTCAGATTTAAAAGATTTGATAAAAACAATGATTACCATAAAAAATAATACAAAATTGAATTAATTGATCATGGAGATTAAATGAATATTCGAATAATTTTTATTGTTTTTTTATTATTTAGTTGCAATTACTTAAAAGCACAAAATCTTGAAAAGCAAGCTCCGATTGGCTTTGACGTTTATAGAGAAAATATTGCTCATGGAAAAATTGATTCAGTTACATATGAATCAAAAACTGTTGGTACAAAAAGAAAAGCAATAATTTATACTCCGCCGGAATTTTCTAAAGACAAAAAATATCCGGTATTATATCTTTTACATGGAATTGGTGGAGATGAAAAAGAATGGTTGAAAGGTGCACAGCCGCAAATAATTTTTGATAATCTTTATGCTGAAAATAAAATTGAGCCAATGATTGTTGTAATGCCAAACGGCAGAGCAATGAAAGATGATCGAGCAATTGGAAATATTTTTGATAAAGAAAAAGTTGATGCATTTGCAAATTTTGAAAAAGATTTACTTAATGATCTTATTC is a window from the Ignavibacteriota bacterium genome containing:
- a CDS encoding glycoside hydrolase family 3 C-terminal domain-containing protein encodes the protein MKKIFLIILTITVTLNLFGQSYPYQNPNLSSEERANDLISRLTIEEKAALMCDVSDAIPRLGIKKFNWWSEALHGLANNNDVTVFPQPIGMAASFNDELVYKIFNATSDETRAKYNESQQKGLENKRFLSLSVWTPNINIFRDPRWGRGQETYGEDPYLTSRMGVSVVKGLQGPDDGKYKKLLACAKHYAVHSGPEWSRHSLNLNNVDPRDLWETYLPAFKSLVQEADVRQVMCAYQRLDDEPCCANGRLLQDILRDEWGFKHLVVSDCGAIGDFYTTHKYSSDAVHAAAKGVLAGTDVECQWINHNYKLLPEAVERGLVKEEEIDVRLMRVLKGRFDLGEMDKDELVPWTKIPISIVNNDEHKKLAFDMALQTMTLLQNKNNILPIKKSVEKIAVIGPNADDEVMLWGNYNGKPFRTITILDGIKTKLSENKIFYDKGCDLVEDKVTNSYFAKCSFEGKKGFKATYWNNKDFTGDIVTTDQLENPIKLTTAGQHEFASGVKLEGFSAKYETVFEATESEEIVFKCGATGSFELLVDDNRIRKYENWRTLPSRIPFKVESGRKYKIEIKFAQLNDWQANIEFNFGKEVDIDYNALISKLDEIETVIFVGGLSTQLEGEEMPVSYPGFKGGDRTEIELPSVQRNYLKALKQAGKKVIYVNCSGSAIALVPETESCDAILQAWYGGESGGQAVADVLFGDYNPSGKLPITFYKNLQQLADFEDYSMQGRTYRYMSDHLFPFGFGLSYTTFSIGEAKLSKFTIKENESIEITIPVSNTGKIDGTEIVQVYVKKLKDVDGPLKTLKGFQRVYLAAGKKENTVISLPYNSFEFYDRFNDKMMVTPGEYEIFYGKSSDLKDLIKTMITIKNNTKLN